TCGTCTTGTGTCCATGGTGGCGTACCGGGCAAGACGTCGAAAAACCGCCGTCGGTCTCAGTTGGCCGTCAAATCCAGGCAGACCATCTCCGTGCTGCTGCGAACAATGAGGCGGCCCTTGACAATGGCCATGGGGCCCCAGCAGTCATGCCCCTCCAGCACCCGAGCCTGCGCCAGGGGCCGAAAGGCCTCGGGGGTGGCCTCCGCCATGGTCAGCCTGCCGTCGTCGTCCAACGCCAGAAGCAGGCCATTCGCGATCATATAAGGTCCCAATCCAAATCGATACTGGGGACCGCTCGCCCAGCGTTGGTTGCCGTTCAGGTCGAGGCAGACCATCTGTTTGTCCTTTTCTCGCACGCCGTAAATAAACCCTTTGTACAGCACGGGGGTTTGCTGGGTCGAGCCAAACTGCTGGGGAGGAAGCTGCGATTCCACCGCGGGGATGATCCTGTCGCCCTCTTTTTTTAAACGCATGAGCAGGGCACCCGAATCGTAGCCGCCGCAGAAAAAAATGCGATCATCGGGCAGAGCAAGCGGAGACGGAACGGTGGCGAGGCTGATTTTCCACTCGGATGTGTCCCAAAGGATGGTGCCGTCATCCGCTCGAACCGCGACCACGCCACCGGTCGCACAATACACATACATTCGAATCCCTTGGAACACGACCGGCATAATGGAAGAATGGGTCATTTTCCAGTCGCGTGGATTGGGCGTTCGCCACAATTCCTTGCCCGTTGCCGCATCAACCGCCACCATAAGGGCCTGAGGTCCGCCCGGCGCGAGGATCACCCGATCGTTCTCCACCAGCGGGCATTGGCCCGTATACCAGGGTGGCACGGTAGCCCCCCAGCGTTCCGCCATATCGATGAGCCAGTAGTTCTTGCCCGTCAAACGATCCAGACAGGCCACGTGGCACTTTGGGCCAATGGTCACCACGTACTTATCGGTCACCGTTGGAATGGTACGGGACATGCCATGGTTGCGTTTGACAGTATTGTGATAGCGGAACTGCCAAATATCCCGACCATCGTCCAGCGATAGACAGCGGACCACGTCTTCTTCCTTGTCGCGATCGTAGTCGATAATGTAGACCCGCCCGTCCTTGATGGCTGCCGCTGCGAATCCTTCCCCCACTTCAATGGACCAGATTCGCCGGGGTCCCTCCGGTGGCCAGGAGCGTGCGAGAGTGACGCTGGGATCTTCCCAAATGGCATCCAGATTGGGTCCGCGGAACCTCGGCCATTCCCCCGGAACCGACGAAGGTTTCCCTTCCAGCGTCACAAGCGTGCCGGATAGCTCGCGTTTTTCGGACTTCTGTCTGATCGACCGAACTGGCCGATCCAATCCGGGGACGCGGCGTTCCAGCGGCGGCGTTGGCACCGCCACCATCCAAGTCACAATCGCCCCCAATCCAAGGATGGCGACGGTGAGCGGAAGGAGAACTGTCCAAGCAAAGGAACGCATACCGTAATGCGAATGGCGGCGAGTTATTCCTTGAGGCCCGTTACGTCAAAGTCCCACCGTTCGTTCGTGGCCAGCATTTGATCCCACGTGACCTCTGCTTTTTGGTACGCAGCCATCCGCCCAAGGATCGTGGTGAGATTGCTACGGACGCTGGGAGCTACGGTGGGATTGCTGAAATCCCCCTTGGTGATGGCCTCATAGAAGGCAGCAATGTTGGTTTTCGCACCATCTGTGTAAAGATTGCCAGTCGGGCCTCCTGGAAAAGGTTTTTTCCCCTGAATGCTGACCGTTCCAAAATAATGGGTGTCGGCTGTCCCTTCCGTTCCGAAGATGCGACAGCCGATGTCATCATACCCGGCTCCGTACTGTTTGGATGCAAATGTGAGGATGACTTCATTGGGAAAGGTGAAGATTACGGAGAAATGATCCCAGCAGTCTCCAGGTCCGGTTTTGCCTTTGCGACCGCCCACTCCGTAAGCTCGCTCGGGAGCCGCATCCAGGAACCACGTGGCCACGTCCAGGGCATGGATGTTTTGCTCGGTGATGATGTCGCCAGAAAGAACCCGAAACGCTCCCCATGCCCGGAGGAGATGTTCCGGGTTTTTCACATCCAGATCGGCGGGTGCCACCCAGGTGGGACCACAGTAGTACACAGCCTCGGCACTCACGATCGTGCCGATATCACCGGCCTGAACACGACGAACCGCTTCCTGATAGAGCGGGCAGGCCCGGGTTTGAAAGTCCACAAGAAAAACCAGTTTCTTGGCCGTCGCCTTCTGACCTGCCTGTTCAATTACCCGACAACCCGCCACATCGACAGCCACGGGTTTGGCCAGAAAGACGTGCACGCCGGCTTCGACCGCTGTGGCGGCCTGTTCAGGATGGAAGAACGGGGGACTTTCAACGGCGACGGCATCCAGGCCCCCATCGTCCAGCATCCGTCGATAACCCAGCAGCCCGGTGTAACGCCGGTTTTCCGGCACCGCAAACTGCGTCCCAGCTGCCTCGGCACGGTCAGGAAAATAGTCGTGGACCGCCGCAATCGTGTAGCCTCCATGGTCTCGGAAGAGGTTGGCGATCCAGCGCCCCCGGCCACCACATCCGATAAGGCCCAAGCGGACCCGCGAGTTGGCCTCGCTGCCAAAAACCAGGTCATGGCGAATCAATGCAGCCACGGCGGCGCCGCCAGCGGCGAGAAATGTCCGGCGATCGGTCTTGCTCGGCATACAATATCCTCCTGGCGCGAGAGAGGTCTCGTTAAATTCTCCCACGGGTATGAGCACCCTCCGCAATTGCTCCACATTATTTCTGAGGACGCGACACAAAAGCCTCATGGATCGCCATCCACACCGCCTGCACGAGTGTCACGGGGTTCTCGCAGCATCCCATGGCCGTTTCATTGCTGCATTCCGTGTCGTGGCGGTGGGGGAGTGGGAACCAGAATTCAACTCATGAACCCGATGATTCGCCCGATCCGGAGCGGACCTGTTGAAACAGCCATTCGCGGAGTTCCGGCTCCTGATAGGCCCGGGACCACGAGTTGTGGCCTACCCCGGGGTATTCTGTGTAGCGTACTTTTCCGCCTGCTTTTTTGAGGGCTTCGACCATGGCTCGGGAGAGGGAGACTGGCACCACGGGATCAGCGCCTCCATGGAAGATCCACATCGGAATATGGGCAATTTCCTTGGCACGGGAGGTATCGCCCCCACCACAGATAGGCACGGCCGCAGCGAAATCATGCGGACGCCGAAGCAAAAGGTCAAACGTACCAAACCCACCCATCGAAAGCCCGGTCACGTAGCACCGATCGGGATCCACGCTCAATTCCTTGCGGATTTGGTCGAAAAGCTCGATGACCAGCTTCATGGGCCGCGTGAGTTCATTGGGCCAGGGTTGAGACGAATCCGCCTGGCGGCGAAGACCCGCCCACCAGGAATTCCGCGGACATTGTGGAGCAATGAGAAAGGCCGGATGCTGGGGATCGAGCACGAGTGTCAAGAATTCATCGTTTTTAAGCTGGGCCTCGTTGTCATCCCCGCGCTCACCAGCCCCGTGCAGAAAGATGATCAGGGGATACTTTTTGTTCGGATCATAGTTTTCCGGCTTCCAGAGGCGGTAAGGAAGCGTTTCCCCCTCTGCATTCTTGTACACCCGTTTTTCCAGTTTGCTGTGGAGATCTTTGTACATCTGGGCTGAGACCGTTTGAAAGGCCGCCAACCAGGCCAAAATAGCCGACGTTCCCACGACACAGCCGATCCACCGTTTCATAGCATCACCCTTCTGCGAAGCCTACTCCGGTGACCAATTCGAACACGCCCAGGCATAGCCCCCGAGCGTTGCCGTGTAGCCAGAATATCAAGAAAAAACGCCGGTGTGAATCCACCGGCGAAAAATTGGCTGCACGGACGAAATTCAAACGGGTGTTGGACCGTCACTCCATCAGTTCCGGAGGTACATCCACCGGAAGTTTGCCAGCCTTAATCCGATCGCCAAATGTGGGAGACTTTGGATCCTTTGGATCGACCTTTTCCTTCTCCACGACCTCGAGGGCCTTCTGGATCTTTTCCTTGTTGCGGGCATCAGTTTTACGGTCCAGCAGTTTGTCGAGGGCCTGGCCGTACGCATTCCGTTTGGTCTTGTCATCACCCAAATGGCAAATGTTGCACCCGGCGCGATCGACCAACTCGGCGAATGCCCGATCTTTCGGGTCGTTGCTGTCTTTCTTGACATAGCGCTCCACAAACTGGGTGCGGAATTGGGTCACCGCCAGCGCCTGAGATCCGCACCACACAGCTCCAACCACTAGGGCGGTCACTCCCAACAGCTTCTTCATTGGATCAACACCTCCTCATGTCGTCTTCTTCTATTCGATATGTTCTGCCGCAACACACACGATCCCGTTTCCATTCGCAGATTCTTCTTTGGTTCCCATTCCCTCCACCGCTACCGGCTTGTGGTGGAGCGGCTATCGCCATGGTTCTTCCGACGCAGTGAAGTTTGCCACAATCCCCTATCCGCTCTTGCGTATGCGGAGTCCCCTTCCGGAGACCGAAGTTTCCGCACGACCTGCGGGGAAATTAATCCAAGTGGCGGGAAACGCGTCGCAGCCATCCCCGAACGGCAAAGCAAGGGGCGTTGCCTTGCTTTCGGGGTGTTTTCATTGCTCAGACCTTCCCGGAAGCAACCTTCCCAATTCTATGCCAGTTGTAAAGGCATTTGCCAGATTTTACCATCGTTTCGGGGCAGGTTCCAATGAATTCCAATGAAAAGGTTCGTTCCGTGGGCGCTCAGCGGGTGGGCGTACCTTGAAGCTTGGCCAGGAGCCGTTTCGCGGCCCCCGGGGGATCGGGAGCATCCACCACGGCCGCGGATACCGCCACGCGAAAAATTCCCGTTTTCAGTACCGCATCGATGTTCGACTCGTTGATGCCCCCGATGGCGAATGCGGGCAGGGTGATTTCCGAGGCGACCTGTCGCAAGAACTCCAACCCGGGGAAGTGCGAAAACTGTTTGGTTGACGAAGGAAACGTCGGCCCACATCCAATGTAATTGGCCCCATCGAGGACAGCCTGTCGGGCCTGCTCGATATCATGGGTGGAAACACCTATCAACATGTCAGGGCCTACAAGGGCGCGGACATCCTTGACCGTCAGTTCCTCCTGCCCCACATGGACTCCGTCAGCCTGACTCAGGACGGCCAGATCCGGGCGATCGTTCATGATGAACAACGTTTGTGTGCCCCGGGTGATTTTGCGAGCAATCCGTGCCCGTTCCAACAGTAAGCGATCCTCGAGCGTTTTCTCTCGGAGTTGAATCACGTGGACACCGGCTTCCACAAGTGACGTGATCAGGGCCTGGAATTCGTCAGGTGAAGGCCGTGCGTCCACCAGGACATAAAGTCGCGCGTTTTGCAGACGCTCCCGAGAGAGCTCGGTGATGCGAATGGCCCGATGCAGTGTGTAACACCGGTAGCGAAGTTGTTCAAAGCGCTCTGCTAGTTCCGGTTGGAGTACCTTCGCGCATTCTTCCACGCTGCGGATGGCCTCGCGAACGCGGGATAAATTCGCATCGAGCAGCCCTTCCACAGACTCGCGTTTCATTTCGTGGGAATGCTTGATCCGGGTGCCGACATCGGTTTGAGTTTCCCGGGCAGCGAGGCGGTAGGCCATGGGAAATTCGCCCGCAAGCCGGGAAAACGCATGACGAATGTCTTTAAGCTCGCCCACAAGAAAGGGATCATCCAGCACAAACCGAACATAATCTTCCACAACACGGAGGCCTTCCAACGCACGGTTGATCGCTGCATCCACGATGCGATAGAGTCCCATCGCGGTGGAGACGGTGAGTTTCGAAACGGCATCCTCCTTTTTCGCCTCGTCAGAAGACGTCGTGCGAGAATCTGCTGGAGGTTCTTCTCGCCGAAGTCTTTCTTCTTCCGGAGGTTCACAAGAAGCGGAGGGCTTGATCTGCGCATGACCCACTTCGGGCGAAAAAATTGATTCTTCTTCCCCGGGCGACGGCAGAGCTTCAATCTGGCCCCCCACGGCTTCCTGTGATGCCGACCGCCACTGCCCACCGGTGCCATAGCGCTGCAGAATCTGCTGCCGGAGCTGTGTGAAATTCAATCCCTGTTCGCGGAGCCAGTCGGCAACGGGGTGCTCGCAGCCCGCCAGTCCCAAGAGCAAATGCTCCGTGGAGATAATGGGCGGCCAATCGCCCCAATCCATATAAAGATCGACCGCTGTGAAGAGGCTTTTTACTTCGGGATGGAATTGCGGCGGTGACTCCAGGGGAATTGGTGGCGGCTCCGCAGACCGATGAAGTTCTGGCCAATGGGCGAGAAGTAATTCCTCGCTGATACCGAGTTCTCGCAGAATCATCGCCGCGCGGCATTCCGGTTCAGCGAGCAGACCCATGAGGATGCTTACCAGCCGGAGACCGCCGGACCCTTCCCCGTACTGCCAGGTTGCAGCAGCGGCCAGCGCACGAAGCGCTCCTGGTGTAAATTCACGTTCCATGGCAATCGAGAAAAACCTGCCTTCGGAGGATTTCGCCGGCTCTTCCGCATGCGTGTTTCTCAATGAACTTGGCTCGCCGACATGCCGCGTGCCGGCTGTCTTCACTCCATGGTACAGAACAGCCGATGGGATCGGAAAGACTCAGAGCAGGCGAAACCGTGGCATCAACTGCGAAAGACTTTTCTGCAACATGGAGCGCAGCCGCAGCCAGACCGGATTGCTGTGGTGAGGCTGCACTTCGGAAATCGCTAGGTAGGAGCGAAAACTTGTAAGAAGTTCTTCCAATCGGGCGGCAATTTCGCGACGGCGGCGTTCCCGGGTGGACTTCGGGGCAACCCTGACACGGAAGCACGACCGTGCGGGCGTGTCCCCGGTGGCGGGTTTGTCTTCGTTCATCACCACCACCATTTCGAAGCACACGGGACGGTCTGAACGGCGTCTGCTGCGGAGGGGATTTCGAACCTCGATCTCCATTTCCAGGCGGTTTCCCTGCACTTTGAGAATCCGTGCCTGATGGTCGGCAATGAATCCGTGTAGTTTTTCCACAGCCAGGGCAAGTGGAAAAGGGCTGATCAGGGTCTCTTCCACCACGACCTCCGTGGATGCAGCACGCCACCACCAGCGTTTGGCGCTGACGGGTGCGGTCTCGCCGTGATTGCCAACTCCGAGTTGGATAACCATATTCCGGCCATTGGCCTTGGCCATGAGAAGCGCCCGATCCGCCCGCCGGAGAATTGTTTCGGGAGTGTCGCCCGGCTGAACTTCTGTGACTCCGAAACTGGCCGTCACCACCCGACCGTTCAGCCGAGCCAGGGGTGTGCGAGCGAGGGCTTCCCGCATTTCTTCGGCGCGACGGGTGGCCGTCGCAATGTCACACGCAGCACAGAGCATGACGAATTCTTCTCCGCCGTATCTGGCCACCAGGTCTCCCGACCGGGAATATCGGCGCAGCACCCCCGCCAGCGTCCGTAGCGCGTCGTCCCCCGCTTGATGACCGTAGGTGTCATTGACCTGTTTGAAGCGATCGAGATCGCAGATGATAAGGCTGAAGGGAATTCCTCGCCGCTGGTACTGCTCCACAAAGAGGGGCAACATGCGGTCGAATTCCGCGCGGTTAGCAAGGTCCGTGAGCGGATCGCGGGTAACGCGTTCGCGGAAGTATTCGAGCCGCTGTTCCAGATTGATCTCCGGTGAAGCGTCATGAATGATGGCCACGGCGCCGAGAATAGTCCCATCCTGCAGGACAACCGGGACGGCGTGGAGATCGACCGGGACTTTCTCCTGATTCCTGCCCTGCATGCTGAGGCGCCGCAGCACCTGGGCGCCGCATCGCAGGGCGGTAAGTACCGGACAATCCTGCTCGGTCAGCGGTTCTCCCCGTTCGCTCCGCAACCCCAGAATGGTGGGCGACCACTTTCGCGATCGCACGGCTTCCGCCATGATTCCGCTGAGCCGCTCCGCTCCAGGATTCCACTGGAGGATAAGCTCCTGGGTATCGACGAAGATGACGCCATCCCGCATGTTCTGCAAAAGGCGGTGCTGGAAGACGGTTTCCATCTCGGGCGGGAGGATGGTTTGACTGGGGGAGACCCACCGCCAGAGATGGTTGACCGATTCGGCGTCAAGGTCGGTAAGCCAGCGTCGGGCGACATCCTGTTTGGCTGCATCCACACCACTTCGATAAAACCGGACAAACTCTTCGACGAGATCAGGGTCGAATTGACGTCCCGCCCCATGATAGAGCTCGGCAAACGCCCGCTCCACGCTCATCGCGGGGCGATAAAGGTGATCCGTGGTCATTGCATCGAAAGCTTCCGCGACGGCGATCATCCGGGCTGCTTCGGGAATGGCCCGCCCCCATGCGGAGTACCCTGCTCGGGTCGCGTCATACCATGCCGGCACGTTGCCCACAATCCGCAGAATGTTTTCATTGTCCGTCACGTGCCGGAGGATTTCCACGCTCATCAGCCGGGCACGATCGACGTAAAGAATTTCTTCCGGGGTCAACGGCCCGGGTTTAAGTAGGATTTGATCCGGCAGTCCGATCAGACCCACGTCGTGCAGAAGGGCGGCAACCTCCAGCTCGTCGCGCTCCTGCTCGGTCATCCCGCGCCATTTTGCCCAGGCCGAGCACAGAAGGGCGACCCGTAAGGAGTGAATGGCCGTCGGCAGGTGGCGGACCCGGAGGGCTGCAAACAGACCGGCCGACACCCCCAGCCGGGCTGCCACAAGTCGTTCGTAGTGCACGAAGTCCGGTTCCCCGGTTTCCCGACCAGACGGGACAGCATCCGCTGAGGGCGCTTGCGCTGCTGCTTCTGAAGGTTTCATCAGTTCGCTGGGCAGCGATGTCACATCGGTCTCGGGGATAGCGGAAGCTGGCGCCGCGATGTCAGTCATACATGCTCCCCTTTCTCAGATGACTGGCAACCGAAATTTCCCCGGTAAAATGGGCTGACCAGCCTCACTTCGGCCATCCGGCGTCGGGCTAACGTCGAGCGGAGAACGTGCTCACCTACAAGGCGATGAATTCCGGTCAGAAACCCTCGCAAGCCGTCCCATGGATGTGTGGCCGGTCGACCATTTCCGGATAAGTAGCCTGTCCAATCGAAAAGACAACAAGGATTTGAGTCTTGTCAGGGCATTGTTATTGCTCTACTGAAAGCCTAGGTCATAGTGAAAGCAAGGTCAAACTTTGCCCAGCCAAGCCAAAAAATAAAACATGAAGCTGATCTCGCTGTGATGTTGTGACGGAGAAGCACGCCGTTTGTTGCCCCTGCCCCGTTCTGATGAAAAAAGCAAACACACGAGCCAGCCCAAAATCAACAGTTGACAGAGGAGACGCTCTTCAGAGGGGCGGTCCACGCTACGGAGGAAAAAAACGGTCAGGGCGAAGCGAACCACATTCCACCCTGACCGGATTCAAATCGTTACGCTTTGGTTTTTGAGAAGACGTTAATCTCGCCGCAAGGCTTTGGTGGCCGCAGGGCTACCGTCCCCAAGATCACCGTTTCTGCTTTTTGTAGTCGCCAACGTTGGGCACCTTGGGATGGACATCCGGTCCGAAGTACCGGAGACTCACGAGGGGCTCGGTTCCGGTGTTCTCCACAATGACACCGGCCTTGGCCGCTTCGTAGGTGATGTAAATTTCGTCATCCGGCTCTTCTCCGAAGCGGATCATGATCGGCGTTTGCAACCAGAGTTTGCTTTTCTCATACCCCTGGACGCTGATATAGCCGCATCCCTGGACGGTGATCCAGCCGCTGGCGCCTGGGTCACGAAGGACGCATTTCGCGCCGGGCATCACCGTCAGTTCCTTGGCGGAGAAGAGTTGCTTGCCATCCACCAGACCATAGA
This is a stretch of genomic DNA from Thermogutta terrifontis. It encodes these proteins:
- a CDS encoding alpha/beta hydrolase-fold protein, with the translated sequence MKRWIGCVVGTSAILAWLAAFQTVSAQMYKDLHSKLEKRVYKNAEGETLPYRLWKPENYDPNKKYPLIIFLHGAGERGDDNEAQLKNDEFLTLVLDPQHPAFLIAPQCPRNSWWAGLRRQADSSQPWPNELTRPMKLVIELFDQIRKELSVDPDRCYVTGLSMGGFGTFDLLLRRPHDFAAAVPICGGGDTSRAKEIAHIPMWIFHGGADPVVPVSLSRAMVEALKKAGGKVRYTEYPGVGHNSWSRAYQEPELREWLFQQVRSGSGESSGS
- a CDS encoding diguanylate cyclase, which gives rise to MTDIAAPASAIPETDVTSLPSELMKPSEAAAQAPSADAVPSGRETGEPDFVHYERLVAARLGVSAGLFAALRVRHLPTAIHSLRVALLCSAWAKWRGMTEQERDELEVAALLHDVGLIGLPDQILLKPGPLTPEEILYVDRARLMSVEILRHVTDNENILRIVGNVPAWYDATRAGYSAWGRAIPEAARMIAVAEAFDAMTTDHLYRPAMSVERAFAELYHGAGRQFDPDLVEEFVRFYRSGVDAAKQDVARRWLTDLDAESVNHLWRWVSPSQTILPPEMETVFQHRLLQNMRDGVIFVDTQELILQWNPGAERLSGIMAEAVRSRKWSPTILGLRSERGEPLTEQDCPVLTALRCGAQVLRRLSMQGRNQEKVPVDLHAVPVVLQDGTILGAVAIIHDASPEINLEQRLEYFRERVTRDPLTDLANRAEFDRMLPLFVEQYQRRGIPFSLIICDLDRFKQVNDTYGHQAGDDALRTLAGVLRRYSRSGDLVARYGGEEFVMLCAACDIATATRRAEEMREALARTPLARLNGRVVTASFGVTEVQPGDTPETILRRADRALLMAKANGRNMVIQLGVGNHGETAPVSAKRWWWRAASTEVVVEETLISPFPLALAVEKLHGFIADHQARILKVQGNRLEMEIEVRNPLRSRRRSDRPVCFEMVVVMNEDKPATGDTPARSCFRVRVAPKSTRERRRREIAARLEELLTSFRSYLAISEVQPHHSNPVWLRLRSMLQKSLSQLMPRFRLL
- a CDS encoding PQQ-binding-like beta-propeller repeat protein, whose product is MRSFAWTVLLPLTVAILGLGAIVTWMVAVPTPPLERRVPGLDRPVRSIRQKSEKRELSGTLVTLEGKPSSVPGEWPRFRGPNLDAIWEDPSVTLARSWPPEGPRRIWSIEVGEGFAAAAIKDGRVYIIDYDRDKEEDVVRCLSLDDGRDIWQFRYHNTVKRNHGMSRTIPTVTDKYVVTIGPKCHVACLDRLTGKNYWLIDMAERWGATVPPWYTGQCPLVENDRVILAPGGPQALMVAVDAATGKELWRTPNPRDWKMTHSSIMPVVFQGIRMYVYCATGGVVAVRADDGTILWDTSEWKISLATVPSPLALPDDRIFFCGGYDSGALLMRLKKEGDRIIPAVESQLPPQQFGSTQQTPVLYKGFIYGVREKDKQMVCLDLNGNQRWASGPQYRFGLGPYMIANGLLLALDDDGRLTMAEATPEAFRPLAQARVLEGHDCWGPMAIVKGRLIVRSSTEMVCLDLTAN
- a CDS encoding thiamine phosphate synthase, with translation MEREFTPGALRALAAAATWQYGEGSGGLRLVSILMGLLAEPECRAAMILRELGISEELLLAHWPELHRSAEPPPIPLESPPQFHPEVKSLFTAVDLYMDWGDWPPIISTEHLLLGLAGCEHPVADWLREQGLNFTQLRQQILQRYGTGGQWRSASQEAVGGQIEALPSPGEEESIFSPEVGHAQIKPSASCEPPEEERLRREEPPADSRTTSSDEAKKEDAVSKLTVSTAMGLYRIVDAAINRALEGLRVVEDYVRFVLDDPFLVGELKDIRHAFSRLAGEFPMAYRLAARETQTDVGTRIKHSHEMKRESVEGLLDANLSRVREAIRSVEECAKVLQPELAERFEQLRYRCYTLHRAIRITELSRERLQNARLYVLVDARPSPDEFQALITSLVEAGVHVIQLREKTLEDRLLLERARIARKITRGTQTLFIMNDRPDLAVLSQADGVHVGQEELTVKDVRALVGPDMLIGVSTHDIEQARQAVLDGANYIGCGPTFPSSTKQFSHFPGLEFLRQVASEITLPAFAIGGINESNIDAVLKTGIFRVAVSAAVVDAPDPPGAAKRLLAKLQGTPTR
- a CDS encoding Gfo/Idh/MocA family protein encodes the protein MPSKTDRRTFLAAGGAAVAALIRHDLVFGSEANSRVRLGLIGCGGRGRWIANLFRDHGGYTIAAVHDYFPDRAEAAGTQFAVPENRRYTGLLGYRRMLDDGGLDAVAVESPPFFHPEQAATAVEAGVHVFLAKPVAVDVAGCRVIEQAGQKATAKKLVFLVDFQTRACPLYQEAVRRVQAGDIGTIVSAEAVYYCGPTWVAPADLDVKNPEHLLRAWGAFRVLSGDIITEQNIHALDVATWFLDAAPERAYGVGGRKGKTGPGDCWDHFSVIFTFPNEVILTFASKQYGAGYDDIGCRIFGTEGTADTHYFGTVSIQGKKPFPGGPTGNLYTDGAKTNIAAFYEAITKGDFSNPTVAPSVRSNLTTILGRMAAYQKAEVTWDQMLATNERWDFDVTGLKE